The following DNA comes from Gloeocapsa sp. PCC 73106.
AGAGCAAATACTGATTCAGCTGCTGCTTTTAAAAAAGGTTGAGCGATTCCCGCTAAATCTGCTCCCAGGGCGATCGCTTTGGCCGCTTCTAAGCCGTTGCGTAATCCTCCCGAGGCGATTAGAGGAATTTCTTGATTAAACTCTCGAACTTCCAAAATACATTGAGCGGTAGGTAAACCCCATTCAGCAAACGTTTCGCCTAATTGACGTCTTAAAGGTTCTGTGGCTCTTTGACTTTCGACTTTTGCCCAGGATGTCCCACCAGTACCCGCTACATCTATAGCTTTTATCCCGGCGTTAATTAGCTTTTCAGCCATTTTTCCTGAAATCCCATTGCCTACCTCTTTAGCGATCACGGGAATAGAGGTACTCGAACATAAGTTACTGATTTTCTCGAGTAATCCCTTGAAGTTAGTATCACCTTTGGCTTGAATTGATTCTTGTAGAGGATTCAAGTGTATAATCAGAGCGTCAGCTTCTAAGCTTTCTACTATTTGTAAACACTCTTTGATGCCATAATCATAGTTTAGTTGCACCGCTCCTAAATTAGCAAACAGAAGAATATCTGGTGCGGTTTCTCGCACGGCAAAAGTAGCTGCTACTTCTGGTTTTTCTATTAGTACTCTTTGAGAACCAACCCCCATAGCTAATCCATATTTTTGAGCGACTTGAGCTAAACGAAGATTAATCGTTTTGGCTTGTTCTGTTCCTCCAGTCATGGAAGATATTAATATGGGCGCACGTAATTGTCTGTCGAAAAATTTCGTTTCCAAATTAATCTCACTACGAGCTATTT
Coding sequences within:
- the fni gene encoding type 2 isopentenyl-diphosphate Delta-isomerase; protein product: MSNTQMRKADHLRICLEEDVQFQHLTNGLERYRFVHCCLPEIARSEINLETKFFDRQLRAPILISSMTGGTEQAKTINLRLAQVAQKYGLAMGVGSQRVLIEKPEVAATFAVRETAPDILLFANLGAVQLNYDYGIKECLQIVESLEADALIIHLNPLQESIQAKGDTNFKGLLEKISNLCSSTSIPVIAKEVGNGISGKMAEKLINAGIKAIDVAGTGGTSWAKVESQRATEPLRRQLGETFAEWGLPTAQCILEVREFNQEIPLIASGGLRNGLEAAKAIALGADLAGIAQPFLKAAAESVFALEEFVELLIAEITTVLFCTGNATIAQLKQSESLNKF